In the genome of Actinomycetota bacterium, the window ACCTTGTCGGCGATCTTTACGCCGAAGGTTACGTGAAAGAGTACTTCCGCGGTGAGAACGAGTTCGCCGTCATGTCCCAGGTCGCCGGTGCTGCGATGGCAGGCGTGAGAACCTTCACCGCCACCTGTGGACCCGGAACGCTGCGTGCGTTCGAGAACTTCCCCACATGGGTCGGATCGCGTCTGCCGGTCGTCATGGCATTCATGACCCGCGGCATCAACGCACCGCTGACCATCCAGCCAGACACCCTGGAGATGGCCTTCATGCTCGACACTGGCATGATCATGCTACATGCCGAGAACGCCCAGGAGCTCTACGACATGCTGCTTATGAGCTTCGACGTTGCCGAGCAGACCACCGTCCACATCCCGATCGGGGTGTTCGTCGACGGCTTCTTCGTCACACACACAAGCCAGAAGGTCAATGTCGTCAGCGAGGACGTCAAGCTCAGCGGCTACAACGCTGGCCTCTCCCCCGTGCCTCACATCGACATGGAGACGCCTCCGTTCAGGCTCATGCGCGATCCGTTCGTCATGAAGAGCAACTTCATCAGCTACGCCGCTCACGCAAGCTGGCAGCAGGAGACCATGTCGGCAGCGTTCCGCGCCAAGAAGCACCTCAAGAAGTACCTCGGCAGCTTCATCGAGCAGGAGAACCCCGACGCCCCCATCCAGATCGTGGCTTCGGGTACGGCCGTGGCTCAGTCCCGCGAGGCCATCACGCTGCTCAAGGAAGAGGGCATCGAGGCCGGACTGGTCAAGATCAAGACCATCCGACCGTTCCCCACAGAGGAGATCCGCGCCGCTCTCGCCAACGCCGAGACGATCGTGGTTCCAGAGTTCAACCGCGTGGGATGGCTGGCCCGCGAGATCGCATCGATTATCCCCAACAACGACCGGATCGTTCTTGGCCCCAGGGTCTACGGTGGAATGACGATGCCTCCGGACGTAATCGCCCAGGTAGTCAAGACCAAAGACTTCGTAGGGGTCTAAGGAATCGCTCGCAGGTCTATTGAGGAGGCTCAGATGTCCCTGGATATAACTAAGATCAACCCGCACTTCGAAGATGTTATGCCTTCGGAGTACAAGGACCTGGTCGCAAACGGTCCTTTCGGCAATCCGAAGGGAGTTGGTGACCTCGGCAGCTTCAAGGAGCTCATCGAGGAGCATCCGCTTTGCGCAGGATGTAATCTCGCCCTGGCTCTTAGGCTCGTTATCGGCTCGCTGCCCAAGCCCGAGGATTCGATCATCGTCGGATCGACCGGCTGTAACAGCCTGGCCTACACGCAGCTGGCGTTGCACAACGTGCACTCGCTCTTCGGCAACCAGAACGCTGTGGCGACCGGCCTGAAGCGCGCGCTTTCGCTGCGCTTCCCCGACAAGGTCAAGGACGTCATCGTCATGGCTGGTGACGGCGCCACCGCCGACATCGGACTCGACATGACACTCCACTCGTGGTTCCGCGGCGAGAAGATCACGACCGTGATGTTCGACAACGAGCTGTACGCCAACACCGGCGGTCAGGAGAGCGGAATGAGCCGACCCGGCGCCGTTCTCAACATGGCGCCCACCGGCAAGAAGTTCGACAAGATCCACATGTTCGATCTCGCCGTCGCATCGGGATGTGCGTATGTCGCGCTTTGCTCGACCGCGCGCCCACGCCAGATCGGGAAGTCCTTCGAGAAGGCGGTCATGATCGCCCGCGAAGTCGGCCCGACCTACGTGCAGATCCACACCCCCTGCCCCACCAACATGAAGATCAAGCCCTCCGAGGGACTGGCCTTCGCCAAAGAGCGTCTCGCAACCGACTACGCCTTCCGCGAGCACACCTCGCCAGAGGCCGAGGAGTACCTGAAGGCCGTAGAGTCCGCGGAGGTGACTTCATGAGCAGGCAATACGTCAGAATGTCTGGGCTGGGCGGACAAGGCGTCGTCACAGCAGCCAGCATCTTGGGAAGCGCAGCTGTACGCGACGGCAAGAACGCCGTGGTCAACCCCTTCTTCGGTGCCGAGAAGCGTCTCGCCCCCGCCGAGAGCTACGTCAGGATCTCCGACGAGAAGCTCTATGACTCGGGCGAGATCCTCTATCCCGACATCATCATGGTCTACCACCCAGACGTCATCTTGCAGGGCAAGTCTTACACGATGCCCTTCTTCTCTGGACTCAAGCGCGACGGGGTCATCATCGTGAACTCCCCGACCACCATCGAGTTCAGTGACGACGAGAACGCCCGCCTGGAGGACCTGGGTGCATCGGTCCACTTCTTCTCGGCGACGGATGCCGCTCGTGAGCTTGCAGGCACCGAGCTTGCGACCAACGTGGCGATGCTCGGAACGCTGATCGGCACCACCGGGATCGTCAGCTTCGACTCGGTGGATGCCGCGCTGCGCGAGCGCTTCGGCGGTAAGTCCAAGTTCGTGGCTTCGGGTACGACGGCGGCACTCGATGATGCAGTCAAGAAGCAGTACGACAAGATCGAGAAGCTGCTCGCTAGCAATGCCAAGGTGCTGAAAGAGACCTATGACCGGGCCCGAACCGCTGTCGCCGCCAGGGCGAACGCCTGAGAAGTGAGGAGTTCGTAGATGTATTCCGCTGGATTCGTCGACGAGAGCAAGTGTGTAGGGTGCAGGCTTTGCACCCAGGTGTGCCCTGAGCCAAACGCTGTCCGCTTCCTTGCAAGCCGCAAGAAGAGCTTCATCGTTGCGGCACGGTGCAAGGGCTGCGGTCTGTGCGCCGTGATGTGCCCCAAGCAGGCCATCGAAGTCAGGCAGATCACGTTGGCCGAGGTCAACGCCTGCGAAGTCACCTGTATGGAGTAGGACGCCTGGGCGTCAGCCTAGGAAGCGGCGTATGCGCGCGCCTCGGATCACCAGATCCGCGACCTGCTGCTCACGCCCGTCCTCTAGGGCGCTCGAGATGTTTCGCACCACTTCAAGGTGTGAGCTCTCGGGCGCCCAGTCGTATCCGGCCCTAAGCACCGCATCGCGCAGGGGTCCTGCGGCCAGTGGGCCGTCCAAATCGCAGTAGCGCAGCGCCTCTGAGATCGTCTCGTCGAACGACGGAAGCGCTTCTCTCAGGTACGCGATGTCGCTATCGGTCAGCGCCTCGAAGCCGAGCAGCTCCGGCGGAAGCCCCGCCGAGTACAGGGCGCAAGTGAATCCGATCGCCCGGGGCAACTTCACCCCGTCCATCTGCCGAGCGTAGCCGAAAAGTCCGACGTGGAGCTTGCGCGCGCGGCGCTGCGGCATCGATCGCGCCAACAGGTTGATGGTGTCGGCGAGCTCGCCGACCCTTCGGCGGTACAAGGCGCTCGTGGCCTCGATGACAGGCATAGCCCTCTCAGCGTCCACAGGGACCGCTCTGCCCACTTCACGCTCCTTGAGTACCCGAATAGCGTCCTGGACCTCGTGAGGCGGATTATCGTACTTGAAGGCCGACTGGATGGTGAACGTCACGACGCTGGGGTAGTCGCGCCCGATGCGCTCGGCAGTGCGGGGGGAAAGGCCGCCTCGGAAGGCCGCCGAACCCATGCCGATGATCGGGTGCAGGCGCACCCCTCTGCGCGCGGCCAGCTCCTCGATGCGATGTAGCGCGATCAGGTTGGACAGCGCCGCCGAGACGAAGCCGTAGTTCATCGCCGTGTCCGAACGCGCCAAGAACACCCTTTGGTCGGTGACGTCCTTGTCGCCGAGGTACTCTTCGACTATGTCTCCGGCCGCCAGCATGCTGGGCAGGTCCTCGAAGAGCGGGATCACCTCGACCCGATCGGGTGCGAACTCACCTATCCACTCGGAGATCGTGATGTCGCCGTCACTGAACCGCAGGTTCTGGCGCCCAGCGATGAAGTCGCGATAGTAGCGGTACACGCGGTCCACGTCCGATGCCGAGGTGGTCATCGGCAAGATGACCTCGAAGATCGGCGAGACATCGCGATCGTAGAAGAGGCGGGCCGCGTCGTGTGAGCGCGGTATGCTCTCAAGCGTCTCCAGGAGGATCTTGGCCTCGGCGGTCTCGACGGTTGGGTTGGGAACCCGCAGCGTGAGACGGAGATCCTCGCCGAGCACGTTCTCGCGGAAGTAGTCCTCGTAGAACGATAGTAGCTTCTTGACGACGTAGGTGTCGATCTCCTTGCCTTCGGCATCCCACATCTGCTCATCGCAGCCCAGGTGGGAGTAGGCGTAGAACGCCTCTCGGATCTCGTCCTCCCCCGCCAAGACCGAAGTCGAGGAGAAGAAGGGCACCGCGGCGTTGTCGGGGTGCTGGGTACTCATGCAGCGTAGGATGTTCATCATCGGTCTCGCCCCTTGGTCATCGCGACCCAGCTTCATGGGTCGGCTGGATAAAGTTTAGCACCCGGCCATCGAGTGATGACCGGGTGCCTAGGTTTGCTTGCGTCAGGCTCCAGCAGTGGCTATGCGCCCTTGCGCTTGCGCAGCCACTTCTCGAAGCTGATCACCGGCAGGATGATCGTCCCCGCTGCAGCCGCCATCAGGATCTGCCCGGGCTCAAGTGGTGCCGACCCGAAGATGCTGTTCATGAACGGAGCGTAGATGAAGATCGCCTGCAACACCAGGATCGATGCGATTCCTATGAACACGGTCTTGTTCGACAGGACCCCGATCTCCAGGATCGAGTTCTTGAGTGAACGCGTCGTGTGAGCGCGGTATGCTCTCAAGCGTCTCCAGGAGGATCTTGGCCTCGGCGGTCTCGACGGTTGGGTTGGGAACCCGCAGCGTGAGACGGAGATCCTCGCCGAGCACGTTCTCGCGGAAGTAGTCCTCGTAGAACGATAGTAGCTTCTTGACGACGTAGGTGTCGATCTCCTTGCCTTCGGCATCCCACATCTGCTCATCGCAGCCCAGGTGGGAGTAGGCGTAGAACGCCTCTCGGATCTCGTCCTCCCCCGCCAAGACCGAAGTCGAGGAGAAGAAGGGCACCGCGGCGTTGTCGGGGTGCTGGGTACTCATGCAGCGTAGGATGTTCATCATCGGTCTCGCCCCTTGGTCATCGCGACCCAGCTTCATGGGTCGGCTGGATAAAGTTTAGCACCCGGCCATCGAGTGATGACCGGGTGCCTAGGTTTGCTTGCGTCAGGCTCCAGCAGTGGCTATGCGCCCTTGCGCTTGCGCAGCCACTTCTCGAAGCTGATCACCGGCAGGATGATCGTCCCCGCTGCAGCCGCCATCAGGATCTGCCCGGGCTCAAGTGGTGCCGACCCGAAGATGCTGTTCATGAACGGAGCGTAGATGAAGATCGCCTGCAACACCAGGATCGATGCGATTCCTATGAACACGGTCTTGTTCGACAGGACCCCGATCTCCAGGATCGAGTTCTTGAGTGAACGGCAGTTGAGCAGATAGAAGATCTGGAACATGATGACCGTGGTGACAGCCGCTGTCTGCGCTGTAGCCAGTGCTCCTGGCTGACTGCCACCCGCAGCGTACACGTAGCTGAACAGTGCCACCGCGCCTGCAGTCATCAACACAGCGACGATGACCACACGCATGATGACGAAACCGCTGAGTACCGGTGCATCCGGATCCCTGGGCTTGCGATTCATGATTCCGGGCTCCTTGGCTTCGAAGGCCAACGGAAGGGCCAGAGCGACTGCGGCGATCAGGTTGATCCAGAGTAGCTGGGTCGGACCCATCGGCAGAAGGAGTTCGCTGACTGTCACAGACACTCCGTCAACGATCTTCGTCACATCGCCGAAGGGGAAGAAGATGACCGCCCAGATAAGGATGAGCGCGAGTCCCAGGTTGGTCGGCAGGACGAATGCCAGCGACTTGATGAGGTTGTCGTAGACCCTTCGGCCTTCCTCGACAGCCGCCGCGATCGAAGCGAAGTTGTCGTCGACCAGCACGATCTCCGATGCTTCCTTGGAGACAGCGGTTCCGGTGATGCCCATGGCGACACCGATGTTGGATTGCTTGAGCGCCGGTGCATCGTTGACGCCGTCACCCGTCATGGCGACGATGTGGCTCCGGCTCTGCAGGGCGTTCACGAGCCTGAGCTTGTGCTCGGGCGCCACGCGGGCGAATACGTTGCATGAGCTGGCTGCCTCGACGAGCTCGGCCTCGGACATCTCGGCGAGCTGTACGCCGGTGTAGACCCTGGGGGCATCTGGGTTTTTGGGCAGGATGTCGATCTGCTCGGCGATCGCCTGCGCGGTGCCTTTGTGGTCACCGGTGATCATCTTCACTTCGATGCCAGCCTGGTGACACAGTTTGATAGCAGCCATAGCCTCAGGCCTGGGCGGATCGATCATCCCCTGAAGGCCGAGGAAGGTGAAGTCGCCATCGGTGTCGCTCATCTCGACCGCTGTCATGCCCGGCACCGCCTTCGAGGCGAATGCCAGAACCCGCATGCCGCGGGCGGCTAGGGCCTCGACCTCTCGCAGGACGGTGTCGTGATCGAGGTCGACTTCCATGGCGGTATTGCAGCGGCTGAGGATCGCCTCGGGGGCACCCTTTATCAGGAGCACTCCGCCGTCGCGTGCATTGAGAGTCGCCATGAACTGGTTCTCGGACTCGAACGGTATGGCGTCGAGACGGTCGTACTCTTTACGGAGAGCGTCAGCGCTCATGCCAGCCTTTTCGGCGGATACGAGCAGTGCACCCTCGGTGGGGTCACCGTTGATCTTCCAGGCGCCCTCGGCGTTCTCAAGAGATGCGTCGTTGCAGACAGCGCCGACCATCAGGAGTTCCCTGAAGTCCGAGGACAGATCGGCGAACTTGTCGCCGTTGCGCACCATGTGACCGGTTGGCTCGTAGCCGACTCCAGTCACCGACACCGCGCCGGATGCCGGGGTCCACAGCTCCTGGACGGTCATTTCGTTGCGGGTCAGCGTACCGGTCTTGTCACTGCAGATCACGGTCGTCGAGCCAAGAGTCTCGACTGCGGGTAGCTTGCGGACGACGGCGTTACGTGCGGCCATGCGCTGGACACCGATGGCAAGCGCGATCGTGACGATCGCCGGCAGACCCTCCGGGATTGCTCCAACTGCAAGTGCGATCGCAAATATGACGGTCTCGCGGAACGCCATGAAGAGTTCGGCGCCCGTTTCGTTCACAGTCCGCCAGGTACCAACGGCGAGCATGACGACTGATATGCTGACGATCGCTACCGTGATGATCATACCGATCTTGTGGAGGTCCCGGGTAAGCGGTGTCTCCAGGTCGGTGGTCTCCTTGAGCATCGTCGAGATGCGTCCGAGCTCGGTGTTATCGGCAGTCTCTACCACGACTGCGGTACCGGTGCCGTAAGTCACCAGCGTGCCTGCGAACGTCATGCAGGTGCGATCGCCGATTCCCGACTCGGGGGCGACCGGCGGGAGCTCTTTAGCTGACGGAACCGACTCTCCTGTGAGAGCGGCCTCTTCGATCTGAAGCGTGCGGGATTGGATGAGGCGCATGTCCGCGGGCACCCGATCCCCGCTGGCGAGAAGCACTACATCACCTGGCACCAGGTCGGTGGCGGGAAGCGTGACCTTCTTGCCGCCGCGCATGAGGGAGACGTTCTCCGGCACCATGCGCGAGAGGGCTTCGATGGCCTTACCGGCCTTGTACTCCTGGATGAACCCGATGATCGTATTGATGACAACGACCGCAAGGATAACCAGGCCGTTCTTGATGCCACCGGTCGGATCCGCAATCATCGCCACGAATGCCGAGACGATCAGCACCCAGATGAGTGGGTTGTTGATCTGCCGCCAGATCAGGTCGAGGACGGTGTCGCCTTTGCCCCTCGAGATCACGTTGGGACCGTACGTTGCAAGCCTCTTGGCCGCTTCCGCCTCTGACAGTCCGTCAGGATCGGTCTCGGTTAGCCCGACGACCTCCTCGGCAGTCAAGACATGCCACTGCTGTTCGCCGGATGCTGTTCCCTTTGGCTCGATTCCACTCTTTGAAGTCGGGCTTTGACTCTTAGACATCGTTTCTTGCCCTCTCTTGTTGCTCGCTGATTAACGAGAAATTTGTCCGATGATACACGATGTTTCTTACGTAAACAAAGTGGGGATATACGAACCACGATAATTGTTTCGTGAAATAGGAGGTGTCGACGTGTCTCCCGAGATGATCGATTCCGGCGATTCGGAGGCTGGCTCCCCGACCGCCGCCACCCCTGACCGGCGGGCTTTCTTGATGGCCATAGGGGGATTCGCGGCGCTGGCGCTGGCGGGATGTGCGTCGCAAGAGCGTGCGGACGAGGTCGCCCCCGAGCCCGGTCAACCTGCCGCCCCCGCACCCGGCGGCGTCGCGCAGGACCCAGCTGGCGCGGGTGCCGGTGACGCTCTGCTCTCGGCGATCGAGCGCCGACGGTCGATCCGCTCATTCACCAACGACCCGATCTCCGACGCAGACATCTTGCAGCTGCTGTGGTCCGCTCAGGGCATCACGCTTCAAGATGCTGGCTTCCGAGCCGCCCCTTCGGCAGGTGCGCTATACCCGCTGGAGACCTACGTGGCGACCGCCGAGGGCGTGCGGCGCTACATCCCACGGCGACATGAGCTGGAGGATGCGGGCGACTCGGACATCCGCGGGCCGCTGGCCATTGCCTCGCTAGGGCAGATGTTCATCGCGCAGGCGCCGGCGGTCTTCATCATCAACGCGGTCTACGCGCGAACGGAAGGTCGGTACGGCGATCGCGGGCGGCGCTACGTCCACATGGAGGTCGGTCACGCCGCCCAGAACCTCTCGCTGATGGCGGTGCACCAGGGGCGTGGATCCGTGATGATCGGTGCGTTCATCGATGCCGACATCCGGCGCCTGCTAGGCGCACCTGCCGAGGAGGACCCGCTCTACATAATCCCGGTGGGGACTCCGGGGTAGAGCCGCGAGTGGGGAGCGCGAGCCGGGCGGGCGCAGCGAATGCGTCCGCCTACTCCGGGAAGAACACCGTGTGTGCGGGGTCGAAGACGATCTCGACCCGGGTCCCTTCGGCGATCAGCCTGGTGGAAGACATGAGCGAGTGCAGCCCCAGGCCGTCGGGTAGCGCAAGGGTGTAGAGCGCGTCGGCGCCTAGGAAACGCGCGGCGGTCACGATCGCCTCGCCTTGCGGGGAGGGGGCGATGCGCACGTCGTCGGGCCGAACGACGAGGTAGCCGGTCGTCGCTTCCGGGCACTTGGGGCCCTCGTGGGGAAAGACGCCCAGCGCCGAGACCAGATCGCAGCCACGCACGGTAGCTGGGACGAAGTCGACTACCCCAGTGAACTCGGCGACGAATCTGTCGGCGGGGTCATGGTAGATGGTATACGGAATGTCGACCTGCACGAGTCGGCCTTTGTCCATCACTCCGACACGGTCTGATAGCGAGAACGCCTCCTCCTGATCGTGGGTGACGAGCACGACCGTGGCGCCGGCAGCCTTCAGGATGTCCTTGGTCTCGTTGCGAAGTCCGACCCGAAGCTCGGCATCGAGGTTGGAGAAGGGCTCGTCGAGCAAGATGACCGCCGGGGCTGGGGCGAGTGACCTGGCGAGCGCCACCCGCTGACGTTGCCCGCCGGACAGCTCGTGCGGATAGCGCTTGGCTGCGTCCGCGAGTCCCACGAGATCCAGAAGCTCGCCCACCCGCGCCGCAACGACCGCTTTTCCCTGCCGATGCAGGCCGAAGGCCACGTTCTCGAAGATCGTCATGTGCGGGAAGAGCGCGTAGTCCTGGAAGACGATGCCGACTCCCCGGGCCTCAGGCGGCACGTTGTTGTCGGCGTCGAACATTGGGCGACCGTCGATGGTGATGGTGCCAGTTGTGGGTGTTTCGAGCCCGGCGAGCATCCGCAGCGTCGTGGTCTTGCCGCAACCCGAAGGGCCAAGCAGCGCGAAGAACTCGCCCTTGGCAATCGAGAGAGAAACGTCGTCTACTGCGACGACCCCGGCAAAGTCCTTGCTCACGCCCTCCATCGTCACGTGCGGCCTGACTGCCGGACAACCTGTGGCGGGCAAGCTCTCGGGTGAGACGAACATCATGTCGACGATTCCTTTCTACCTTCAGGCTTTCCCAGCCCGATAAGCAGTTTGATAGGCAGCAAACCGGCTACCACGATGGCGAGCGCGGGGAGGGCGGCGGCGCTCCACAGCGACTCGGCGGCCATCTGCCACACCCAGATTGCCAGGGTGTCGTACCCGAACGGGCGCAACATGACGGTGATCGGCAGCTCCTTCATGACATCGACGAACACTAGCGTGGCGCCCGCCAGCAGACCTGGGAGGATCAGCGGTAGCTTGATGCGCACAATCGACCGGAGCGGACCGGCTCCAAGCGATCTAGCCGCCGAGACGATGTTAGGCGATATCTTGTCCATGCTCGAATCGACGCTGCTGTAAGCGATCGCCATGAAGCGCACGGCGTAGGCGTACGTGAGTCCTACGAGCGACCCTGTCAGGATCAGCCCTGGTGAGACACCCCACCAAGCTTGCGTCCACTCGTTGATGGTCCGGTCGAACGCGGCCAGCGGGATGATTACGCCGACCGCAATCACAGCGCCGGGAATCGAGTACCCCACGTTGACACTCCGAGAGGCCCACTGCACAAGCCGTCCCTTCTGCAGCCGAGCCATGCCTGCCATCACCAGCGCCAGTCCTACTGAGACCGCTGCCGCCAGCCCTGCCAGCGTCAGGCTGTTCGCGCCCAGCTCGACG includes:
- a CDS encoding SagB/ThcOx family dehydrogenase — protein: MSPEMIDSGDSEAGSPTAATPDRRAFLMAIGGFAALALAGCASQERADEVAPEPGQPAAPAPGGVAQDPAGAGAGDALLSAIERRRSIRSFTNDPISDADILQLLWSAQGITLQDAGFRAAPSAGALYPLETYVATAEGVRRYIPRRHELEDAGDSDIRGPLAIASLGQMFIAQAPAVFIINAVYARTEGRYGDRGRRYVHMEVGHAAQNLSLMAVHQGRGSVMIGAFIDADIRRLLGAPAEEDPLYIIPVGTPG
- a CDS encoding HAD-IC family P-type ATPase — encoded protein: MSKSQSPTSKSGIEPKGTASGEQQWHVLTAEEVVGLTETDPDGLSEAEAAKRLATYGPNVISRGKGDTVLDLIWRQINNPLIWVLIVSAFVAMIADPTGGIKNGLVILAVVVINTIIGFIQEYKAGKAIEALSRMVPENVSLMRGGKKVTLPATDLVPGDVVLLASGDRVPADMRLIQSRTLQIEEAALTGESVPSAKELPPVAPESGIGDRTCMTFAGTLVTYGTGTAVVVETADNTELGRISTMLKETTDLETPLTRDLHKIGMIITVAIVSISVVMLAVGTWRTVNETGAELFMAFRETVIFAIALAVGAIPEGLPAIVTIALAIGVQRMAARNAVVRKLPAVETLGSTTVICSDKTGTLTRNEMTVQELWTPASGAVSVTGVGYEPTGHMVRNGDKFADLSSDFRELLMVGAVCNDASLENAEGAWKINGDPTEGALLVSAEKAGMSADALRKEYDRLDAIPFESENQFMATLNARDGGVLLIKGAPEAILSRCNTAMEVDLDHDTVLREVEALAARGMRVLAFASKAVPGMTAVEMSDTDGDFTFLGLQGMIDPPRPEAMAAIKLCHQAGIEVKMITGDHKGTAQAIAEQIDILPKNPDAPRVYTGVQLAEMSEAELVEAASSCNVFARVAPEHKLRLVNALQSRSHIVAMTGDGVNDAPALKQSNIGVAMGITGTAVSKEASEIVLVDDNFASIAAAVEEGRRVYDNLIKSLAFVLPTNLGLALILIWAVIFFPFGDVTKIVDGVSVTVSELLLPMGPTQLLWINLIAAVALALPLAFEAKEPGIMNRKPRDPDAPVLSGFVIMRVVIVAVLMTAGAVALFSYVYAAGGSQPGALATAQTAAVTTVIMFQIFYLLNCRSLKNSILEIGVLSNKTVFIGIASILVLQAIFIYAPFMNSIFGSAPLEPGQILMAAAAGTIILPVISFEKWLRKRKGA
- a CDS encoding cation transporting ATPase C-terminal domain-containing protein, with the translated sequence MRAYRAHTTRSLKNSILEIGVLSNKTVFIGIASILVLQAIFIYAPFMNSIFGSAPLEPGQILMAAAAGTIILPVISFEKWLRKRKGA
- a CDS encoding 4Fe-4S binding protein yields the protein MYSAGFVDESKCVGCRLCTQVCPEPNAVRFLASRKKSFIVAARCKGCGLCAVMCPKQAIEVRQITLAEVNACEVTCME
- a CDS encoding ferredoxin oxidoreductase codes for the protein MSRPKPELKEVSTSYMLFEAEREERFITGSEAVREAIRRANIDMAISYPITPQSESMHLVGDLYAEGYVKEYFRGENEFAVMSQVAGAAMAGVRTFTATCGPGTLRAFENFPTWVGSRLPVVMAFMTRGINAPLTIQPDTLEMAFMLDTGMIMLHAENAQELYDMLLMSFDVAEQTTVHIPIGVFVDGFFVTHTSQKVNVVSEDVKLSGYNAGLSPVPHIDMETPPFRLMRDPFVMKSNFISYAAHASWQQETMSAAFRAKKHLKKYLGSFIEQENPDAPIQIVASGTAVAQSREAITLLKEEGIEAGLVKIKTIRPFPTEEIRAALANAETIVVPEFNRVGWLAREIASIIPNNDRIVLGPRVYGGMTMPPDVIAQVVKTKDFVGV
- a CDS encoding 2-oxoacid:acceptor oxidoreductase family protein, which codes for MSRQYVRMSGLGGQGVVTAASILGSAAVRDGKNAVVNPFFGAEKRLAPAESYVRISDEKLYDSGEILYPDIIMVYHPDVILQGKSYTMPFFSGLKRDGVIIVNSPTTIEFSDDENARLEDLGASVHFFSATDAARELAGTELATNVAMLGTLIGTTGIVSFDSVDAALRERFGGKSKFVASGTTAALDDAVKKQYDKIEKLLASNAKVLKETYDRARTAVAARANA
- the ppcA gene encoding phosphoenolpyruvate carboxylase; translation: MNILRCMSTQHPDNAAVPFFSSTSVLAGEDEIREAFYAYSHLGCDEQMWDAEGKEIDTYVVKKLLSFYEDYFRENVLGEDLRLTLRVPNPTVETAEAKILLETLESIPRSHDAARLFYDRDVSPIFEVILPMTTSASDVDRVYRYYRDFIAGRQNLRFSDGDITISEWIGEFAPDRVEVIPLFEDLPSMLAAGDIVEEYLGDKDVTDQRVFLARSDTAMNYGFVSAALSNLIALHRIEELAARRGVRLHPIIGMGSAAFRGGLSPRTAERIGRDYPSVVTFTIQSAFKYDNPPHEVQDAIRVLKEREVGRAVPVDAERAMPVIEATSALYRRRVGELADTINLLARSMPQRRARKLHVGLFGYARQMDGVKLPRAIGFTCALYSAGLPPELLGFEALTDSDIAYLREALPSFDETISEALRYCDLDGPLAAGPLRDAVLRAGYDWAPESSHLEVVRNISSALEDGREQQVADLVIRGARIRRFLG
- a CDS encoding thiamine pyrophosphate-dependent enzyme — encoded protein: MSLDITKINPHFEDVMPSEYKDLVANGPFGNPKGVGDLGSFKELIEEHPLCAGCNLALALRLVIGSLPKPEDSIIVGSTGCNSLAYTQLALHNVHSLFGNQNAVATGLKRALSLRFPDKVKDVIVMAGDGATADIGLDMTLHSWFRGEKITTVMFDNELYANTGGQESGMSRPGAVLNMAPTGKKFDKIHMFDLAVASGCAYVALCSTARPRQIGKSFEKAVMIAREVGPTYVQIHTPCPTNMKIKPSEGLAFAKERLATDYAFREHTSPEAEEYLKAVESAEVTS
- a CDS encoding ABC transporter ATP-binding protein, which gives rise to MMFVSPESLPATGCPAVRPHVTMEGVSKDFAGVVAVDDVSLSIAKGEFFALLGPSGCGKTTTLRMLAGLETPTTGTITIDGRPMFDADNNVPPEARGVGIVFQDYALFPHMTIFENVAFGLHRQGKAVVAARVGELLDLVGLADAAKRYPHELSGGQRQRVALARSLAPAPAVILLDEPFSNLDAELRVGLRNETKDILKAAGATVVLVTHDQEEAFSLSDRVGVMDKGRLVQVDIPYTIYHDPADRFVAEFTGVVDFVPATVRGCDLVSALGVFPHEGPKCPEATTGYLVVRPDDVRIAPSPQGEAIVTAARFLGADALYTLALPDGLGLHSLMSSTRLIAEGTRVEIVFDPAHTVFFPE